One Erysipelothrix amsterdamensis DNA window includes the following coding sequences:
- a CDS encoding helix-turn-helix domain-containing protein has product MGRKNKYPAEIKEQAINEYLNGIKGAPEIAEELSIDSSTLRSWVKKYQTYGIEVFSDKDRNKSYSKELKESAIRDYLEGAGSLKDISIKYGISSHEVLRGWIKKYNRLETIKDYDPKGEVYMTKGRKTTIEERQEIVAYCIEHDYDYKGTAERYELSYAQVYQWVKKYNELGDDGLLDKRGKRKQEDQLSNEERLERKVKLLERQLELKERENILLKKVKEIERGRYSPKQNKK; this is encoded by the coding sequence ATGGGGAGAAAGAATAAATATCCAGCCGAAATAAAAGAACAAGCAATTAATGAATATTTGAATGGCATAAAAGGTGCACCAGAAATAGCTGAAGAATTATCTATTGATTCTAGTACATTACGTAGTTGGGTGAAAAAGTATCAAACTTATGGTATTGAAGTTTTTTCAGATAAAGATCGAAACAAAAGTTATTCGAAAGAGCTCAAGGAATCCGCAATTAGGGATTATCTTGAAGGCGCAGGTTCTCTTAAAGATATTAGTATTAAATATGGTATAAGTTCCCATGAGGTTTTGCGCGGATGGATAAAAAAGTATAATAGACTTGAAACTATAAAGGATTACGATCCTAAAGGAGAAGTCTATATGACAAAAGGTAGAAAAACAACAATTGAGGAGCGTCAGGAAATTGTCGCATATTGTATTGAACATGACTACGATTATAAGGGGACTGCTGAGCGCTATGAACTTTCTTATGCTCAGGTTTATCAGTGGGTGAAAAAGTATAACGAATTGGGAGATGATGGTCTTCTTGATAAACGTGGCAAGCGAAAACAAGAAGATCAACTTAGTAATGAAGAACGTTTAGAACGTAAAGTAAAACTACTTGAAAGACAACTCGAACTGAAAGAACGCGAGAACATTCTATTAAAAAAAGTGAAGGAAATCGAAAGGGGGCGATATTCTCCAAAGCAAAACAAGAAGTAA
- a CDS encoding IS3 family transposase, which produces MFSKAKQEVKYLAVQELHHKHGWSIQWMCKVLKIARSSYYKWTHRVETSNEIENHELCNLILDYDELFGHILGYRRMTDWINELNSVQYNSKRIHRLMKMLGVKSVIRQKSKKYSRSTPEITAENILNRNFFAAKPNEKWLTDVTEFKIKGSSKKLYLSAIIDLYDLSVVAYQISDRNNNQLVFDTYHKAIARYPEAKPLFHSDRGFQYTSRAFRKQLEDQGVMQSMSRVGHCIDNGPMEGFWGTIKSEMYYPNEFSTRSELKKAIEVYIDFYNNKRLQKRFKNKTPMMVRTEALGTETPVVYAIPTNKKIEAYWSNIREKQMQSLVA; this is translated from the coding sequence ATATTCTCCAAAGCAAAACAAGAAGTAAAGTATCTCGCAGTGCAGGAACTACATCATAAACATGGCTGGAGTATTCAGTGGATGTGTAAGGTACTTAAAATCGCAAGAAGTAGTTATTATAAATGGACGCATCGTGTTGAAACAAGCAATGAAATTGAAAATCATGAGCTTTGCAATCTCATTCTTGATTATGATGAACTATTTGGACATATCTTAGGCTATCGACGCATGACGGATTGGATCAATGAGTTGAATAGCGTTCAATATAACTCGAAGAGGATTCATAGACTCATGAAGATGCTAGGGGTGAAATCAGTGATTCGTCAAAAGTCTAAAAAATATTCACGAAGCACTCCTGAAATCACAGCTGAAAATATTTTAAATCGAAATTTCTTTGCCGCAAAACCGAATGAAAAATGGCTGACAGACGTCACAGAATTTAAGATTAAAGGTTCAAGTAAGAAACTATATCTCAGTGCGATTATTGATCTTTATGATTTAAGTGTTGTGGCGTATCAAATAAGTGATCGGAACAATAATCAACTTGTGTTTGATACTTATCATAAAGCTATCGCGAGATATCCAGAGGCAAAACCTTTATTTCACAGTGACCGCGGATTCCAATACACAAGTAGGGCATTTAGGAAACAGCTAGAAGATCAAGGAGTGATGCAAAGTATGTCTAGAGTGGGACATTGTATTGATAATGGTCCTATGGAAGGATTTTGGGGAACAATCAAATCAGAAATGTACTACCCTAATGAATTCAGTACAAGAAGCGAATTGAAGAAAGCAATTGAAGTGTATATTGATTTTTATAACAACAAGAGACTTCAGAAACGCTTCAAAAACAAAACACCAATGATGGTTCGAACTGAAGCGCTAGGAACAGAGACACCTGTAGTCTACGCGATTCCAACTAACAAGAAGATTGAAGCTTACTGGTCAAACATTAGAGAAAAACAAATGCAGTCACTTGTAGCATAA
- a CDS encoding RluA family pseudouridine synthase, translating to MKHILKVEHNDELLNYLLSQDLPYSRSKIKSLLKHECISIDNEVTTQFDDLITAGQTITIVSHNQQRDTPLQILYEDKDILVVDKPYKLLTVSNRKEEELTAFRLASDYVKKQDSKNRIFVVHRLDQDTSGVLMFAKSEYVKRLYQDKWSELVDERLYVAIVEGVVPKDKDVIRSFLRQNKTTHMYSTSSGQEAITNYEVIKRTENNTILKIQIDTGRKNQIRVHMNDIGHPIIGDKKYDAKTNPLKRLGLHAYRLRVMNPKTKKMMTFVSPLPPKFKKLSKITPTQETSI from the coding sequence ATGAAACATATTTTAAAAGTAGAACATAATGATGAACTTTTGAATTATCTCTTGAGCCAAGACTTACCTTATAGCCGTTCAAAGATTAAATCACTCTTAAAACACGAGTGTATTTCAATTGATAATGAAGTTACAACACAATTTGATGATCTGATTACTGCTGGACAAACCATTACGATTGTAAGCCACAACCAACAACGTGATACACCTTTACAAATTCTCTATGAAGATAAAGATATCTTAGTTGTGGATAAACCTTACAAGCTCTTAACGGTTTCTAATCGAAAAGAAGAAGAGTTGACAGCGTTTCGTCTTGCAAGTGATTACGTGAAGAAACAAGATTCTAAAAATCGTATTTTTGTAGTGCACCGTTTGGACCAAGATACATCGGGTGTCTTGATGTTTGCGAAAAGCGAATATGTAAAACGTTTGTATCAAGATAAGTGGTCAGAACTAGTGGACGAACGCTTATACGTTGCGATTGTTGAAGGTGTTGTGCCTAAAGACAAGGATGTCATCCGTTCGTTCTTAAGACAAAATAAAACAACACACATGTACTCTACATCATCAGGTCAAGAAGCAATCACAAATTATGAAGTGATTAAACGCACCGAAAACAATACAATTTTAAAAATTCAAATTGACACTGGACGTAAAAACCAAATTCGTGTCCATATGAATGATATTGGACATCCTATTATCGGTGATAAGAAATATGATGCTAAGACAAACCCATTGAAGCGCCTTGGTTTACACGCTTACCGTTTAAGAGTTATGAACCCTAAAACAAAGAAAATGATGACCTTTGTATCACCATTACCACCAAAATTTAAAAAGTTATCCAAAATTACACCAACTCAAGAAACATCAATCTAA
- a CDS encoding cold-shock protein, with product MSTGKVKFFNAEKGYGFITIEGGQDIFVHYSAIVADGYKTLEEGQEVSFEVVEGPRGEQAANVRGI from the coding sequence ATGAGTACAGGTAAAGTGAAATTCTTTAACGCTGAAAAGGGTTACGGATTCATTACTATCGAGGGTGGACAAGATATCTTTGTTCATTACTCAGCAATCGTTGCTGATGGATACAAAACTTTAGAAGAAGGACAAGAAGTTAGCTTCGAAGTTGTTGAAGGTCCACGTGGCGAACAAGCAGCAAACGTTAGAGGTATCTAA